The region GCGTTCCATAGGGAAGAATGGGTTCCGGCCTGCTCAAACTCTGCATAGGAATACAGGTAATCCCGACAATCCCCGGAATGCTGATCCAGAGTTTTCAGCGCCCATTCCGGAGCGGAATCCAACGAATCATAATTCGGTGTATACAGGCAAAAATTTTCTGCAAGCTCGCGACGGATAATCAGTTCCTCAATGTAAGCTTCGCCCCCTTCACCGGCAGGGGCAGCAGTCACACTTAGCGCTGCACGCTGCGGGGCTAACTGTCCGAAATGATAATAAGCTGACAGGCGCGAGGTAGCCTCCGCGTTGGGATCATTCCGCTCATCTGCGTACTTACTGAGCTTTCTATCCACAAAGAACTCCAAGGCCGAACTCGCTGCAGCTTCACCGGGGACCAGCTCAACCGGCTCCACCGCCCGGTCGACGGAAATCATTTTGTGCACAGACTTCCAGTCTACCAGCGGGTATGCGTCAGCTTCAATTTGCGCAGTGGGAAGTTTTGGAAATTCCTCAAGAAATTCAGGAAGAATTCTATGAATTTTAGGTCTGATTGTCCGAGCTGAATATTCCCGTTTATCCGTAACGAAGCGAGCCGGGACTACATTGTGCCCATCCACTTCAATCAAGGGGACTTTAATCTCACGAGCTATCGATTCCTGCCATTGCCGCTTTATACGTAACGGGTCAAAATCTGTGACAACTGCTCCAGCACCGGTTTTATCCACAAATTCAGGTAAAACTGTATCTGCGGCCCCGGTTAATAAAACAAACGGATATCCCATCTGCCGCAAATCAAACTCAACTGATTCCAGACCCTTGAGCATAAAATCATACTGGCGGATAGTCGCCCCGACAAAAGAGGTGACAAGGCAGAAAGCAACTATCAACGGAGACTTGTTTCCTGCTAATTCACGGGCATGAAGCAATCCCCAATTATCACGAACACGCTGCTCCCGACTCATCCAGTAGATGACCGGACCTTCGCCCTGCTCTGCACTGTTCAGTTGAAAAATTCTCCTATGATCGACCTTGATCACCGGTTCCTCCTTTGTATCCGGGAATCCGGCAGCGCGGAGCCGGACCGTCAATTAATTCCGGACCTTCCATTATACGGCTGCCGCTTTTTTCAGCCAAAGAACCGGCCATGCCTTTGAAGACAATGGAATGCAGAGGATAGACCGACCACCAATACAGAATGCCGCCCAGGCCGCGCGGAAGAAAACGGGCAGTCATTGTCAACTCCGTATCCCCGGCCAAAGTATTTTCAAGATTGAACTCCAGCAGCGCTTCTCCGGGTAATTTCATCTCAGCCAGCAGAAGCAGCCGTTCTCCCTGCTGAACATCCAGCACCCGCCAGAAATCAAGAGCGTCCCCAATACTTAATTCAGCGGGATGCCTGCGCCCACGCCTCAACCCCACACCACCGACAAGCTTGTCCATCCAGCCACGGATAGACCACAAGGAATCACAGCAGTACCAGCCCTCATCCCCGCCGATGGAAATAATTTTTTCCCAAAGCCGATCAGCCCCGCCCTGCAACTTTATCCGGTAAGAGGAATGATAGACTGTTCCGCCGGAATAGCCTGCGTCACCGCAGATAGCCCACTCCGGGGTATCAACGGAACCGGCATCGGACCAGCAGGTATCTACTACCTCCTGCTGAATTTTATTCAAAGCGCGGCGGATGGCGGTTCGGCAATCGGTCAATTCACAGGGCATAATCTCACGAATGCGATACTCTTTACATACCACCCGGTTACGCAGCCCCATAACGAGTGGTACGGCGATAGTTACCGGTACAGGTGAGACCAACCCCAACCAGTGTGATGAAAGTTTCGGCGAGATGAATGGCACCGGGATGATAAGTCGGGCGCGCAATCCGGCTTCCTGCTGATAAATGCGGAACAGCTGTTCATAGGTTTCGATAAACGGACCGCCGATATCATAGCTTTCCCCGGCGGTTTCCGGGTGATCCAGACATCCTACCAGATAGAAAAGTACATCACGGATGCTGATAGGCTGGCTCTCGGTTCTTACCCAGCGAGGAGTGATCATTATCGGAAGGCGATCAACAAGATAACGCAATATCTCAAATGAGGCACTGCCCGAACCTAGAATAACCGCAGCCTTGAGCACTGTGCACGGCACCTTTCCGCCAGAAAGTATTTCCCCTACTTCTGCCCGGGATTTCAGGTGATGGCTTATGTTCGGATCATTCGGAACCATTCCTCCAAGATAGATGATGCGCTTAACTCCGGCCCTTTCTGCCGCCCGAACCGTATTCTCAGCTGCCAGACGGTCTTTTTGCGCAAAATCCTTACTTCCCGGTTGCA is a window of Maridesulfovibrio sp. DNA encoding:
- a CDS encoding deoxyribodipyrimidine photo-lyase encodes the protein MIKVDHRRIFQLNSAEQGEGPVIYWMSREQRVRDNWGLLHARELAGNKSPLIVAFCLVTSFVGATIRQYDFMLKGLESVEFDLRQMGYPFVLLTGAADTVLPEFVDKTGAGAVVTDFDPLRIKRQWQESIAREIKVPLIEVDGHNVVPARFVTDKREYSARTIRPKIHRILPEFLEEFPKLPTAQIEADAYPLVDWKSVHKMISVDRAVEPVELVPGEAAASSALEFFVDRKLSKYADERNDPNAEATSRLSAYYHFGQLAPQRAALSVTAAPAGEGGEAYIEELIIRRELAENFCLYTPNYDSLDSAPEWALKTLDQHSGDCRDYLYSYAEFEQAGTHSSLWNAAQHQLLKSGYMHGYMRMYWAKKILEWSASPAEALQIIIALNDRYQLDGRDPNGYAGALWSVAGLHDRGWKKRKVFGSIRYMNERGCRRKFDVDGYIKKWC
- a CDS encoding SDR family oxidoreductase → MSDHQSRTVCVLGGTGYVGGRLVPQLLDKGWKVRAVGRSAAKLRTRPYSFHENCEVFEADIFDVERLEEVLSGCFAVYYLVHSMQPGSKDFAQKDRLAAENTVRAAERAGVKRIIYLGGMVPNDPNISHHLKSRAEVGEILSGGKVPCTVLKAAVILGSGSASFEILRYLVDRLPIMITPRWVRTESQPISIRDVLFYLVGCLDHPETAGESYDIGGPFIETYEQLFRIYQQEAGLRARLIIPVPFISPKLSSHWLGLVSPVPVTIAVPLVMGLRNRVVCKEYRIREIMPCELTDCRTAIRRALNKIQQEVVDTCWSDAGSVDTPEWAICGDAGYSGGTVYHSSYRIKLQGGADRLWEKIISIGGDEGWYCCDSLWSIRGWMDKLVGGVGLRRGRRHPAELSIGDALDFWRVLDVQQGERLLLLAEMKLPGEALLEFNLENTLAGDTELTMTARFLPRGLGGILYWWSVYPLHSIVFKGMAGSLAEKSGSRIMEGPELIDGPAPRCRIPGYKGGTGDQGRS